One window of the Staphylococcus equorum genome contains the following:
- a CDS encoding aminoacyltransferase translates to MNFVELTEKEFTDFINQNFVHYTQSTSHFHYRNNKKKDVHLVGVKEDKKVIAACLLTEARALRFFKYFYSHRGPVLDYSNPILTKFFFENLKVYLKAQKALFALIDPYILENIRDADGKIIEHYDNEKLKNALSKLGYAHQGYSIGYSTTSQIRWLSVLNLKNKNESTILKEMDYQTRRNIKKTFEIGVEVKTLDISETNVFFELFQMAEEKHNFKFRDKAYFEEMQKIYANHSMLKLAYINLENYKQQLQKKNANLLLEIKDLENKLQENTNSKKTKTKLYQLTQQQNSYERKINETIELISTEGNILNLAAAFYIYTKDEVYYLSSGSNPKYNQFMGSYRLQWDMITFAINNAIPRYNFYGITGDLSETSEDYGVQQFKKGFNAHVEEYIGDFIIPIRKYLYKLYLLNKNRHVK, encoded by the coding sequence ATGAACTTCGTAGAATTAACAGAAAAAGAATTCACTGATTTTATTAATCAAAACTTTGTGCATTATACCCAGTCTACTTCTCATTTTCATTATAGAAATAATAAGAAGAAGGATGTACATTTAGTAGGTGTTAAAGAAGATAAGAAAGTGATAGCAGCTTGTCTATTAACAGAAGCTAGGGCATTAAGATTTTTTAAATACTTTTACTCTCATAGAGGTCCGGTTTTAGATTATAGTAATCCAATATTAACTAAATTCTTTTTTGAAAATTTAAAAGTATATTTAAAAGCTCAAAAAGCATTATTCGCTTTAATAGATCCATATATTTTAGAAAATATTAGAGATGCTGATGGAAAAATAATTGAGCACTATGATAATGAAAAGCTTAAAAATGCATTATCAAAATTAGGTTATGCTCATCAAGGTTATAGTATCGGTTACTCTACCACTAGCCAAATTAGGTGGTTATCTGTTTTAAACTTAAAAAATAAAAATGAGAGTACCATATTAAAAGAAATGGATTATCAGACACGTCGTAACATTAAGAAAACTTTTGAAATAGGTGTAGAAGTAAAAACACTGGATATTTCAGAAACTAATGTATTCTTTGAACTATTTCAAATGGCAGAAGAAAAGCATAATTTTAAATTTAGGGATAAAGCTTATTTTGAGGAAATGCAAAAAATTTATGCCAATCACTCCATGTTAAAACTCGCGTATATCAATTTAGAAAATTATAAACAACAATTGCAAAAGAAAAATGCTAATCTTCTTTTAGAAATTAAAGATTTAGAGAATAAATTACAAGAAAACACTAATTCTAAAAAAACAAAAACGAAATTGTACCAGTTAACACAACAACAAAATAGTTATGAAAGAAAAATTAATGAGACGATTGAATTAATCTCAACAGAAGGAAATATCTTAAATTTAGCTGCTGCATTTTATATATACACGAAAGATGAAGTTTATTACCTATCTAGTGGTTCTAATCCTAAATACAACCAATTTATGGGATCTTATCGTTTGCAATGGGATATGATTACATTTGCCATAAATAATGCTATTCCAAGATATAATTTTTATGGCATTACTGGAGACCTCAGTGAAACTTCTGAAGATTATGGCGTACAACAATTTAAAAAAGGCTTTAATGCACACGTAGAAGAATATATTGGCGATTTTATAATTCCAATCAGAAAATATTTATATAAACTATATTTATTAAATAAAAATAGACACGTTAAATGA
- a CDS encoding TcaA second domain-containing protein, with translation MKYCSNCGAEIKPNQKVCTQCGTPVYQQRSTNKNDNQNKKSKLPFYITIVVIVVIIIALFTAYKIIESQLSPTKQAEAISNDLKKNKPSDLAHNLKANGESLSKDEAKAVYKYINETDSPERVGNEIQSAAEDMEDNTMGGSSVTVGDNELINISQDGKKWGIFKNYNFNVNEESVTILPEEDSTLSYKHNDDTKQVKLKQGKTKTLDDFPIGIYDLKATQKVDGKKFDGVVHIDMSESNDAEPQFKQKRFTVSTDSAYIDSDSLKLYINGEKQQDFNEYASETFGPYSPDEKVEVYATTEVEGKQFTSNVENVSSPENGEEEVDVTLTFDDEAISDHEDKVFEKETQSEEDEDPSSSDDEEVTRDNVIDKVESYEGESLDTDTYTYKEPEETDDGWGFSFTDKDGNLAGSYTIDDDGYVTEYDEDGEEVNSGY, from the coding sequence ATGAAATACTGTAGTAATTGTGGAGCCGAAATCAAACCAAACCAAAAAGTATGTACACAGTGTGGCACCCCTGTTTATCAACAACGAAGTACAAATAAGAACGATAATCAAAATAAAAAATCAAAATTACCATTTTATATTACAATTGTTGTCATTGTAGTTATCATTATTGCATTATTTACAGCTTATAAAATAATTGAAAGTCAACTTTCACCGACAAAACAAGCTGAAGCCATTTCAAATGATTTAAAGAAAAATAAGCCGAGTGACTTAGCTCATAATTTAAAAGCAAACGGCGAGTCTCTATCTAAAGACGAAGCCAAAGCTGTCTATAAATATATTAATGAAACAGATAGCCCTGAACGTGTTGGTAATGAAATCCAAAGCGCTGCGGAAGATATGGAAGATAATACAATGGGCGGTTCTTCTGTTACAGTTGGCGATAATGAACTCATAAACATCTCTCAAGATGGTAAAAAATGGGGGATATTTAAAAACTATAATTTTAATGTAAATGAAGAGTCTGTCACCATTCTTCCTGAAGAAGATAGTACGTTATCTTACAAACATAACGACGATACGAAACAAGTGAAACTAAAACAAGGTAAGACAAAAACACTTGATGACTTCCCTATTGGAATATACGATTTAAAAGCTACTCAAAAAGTAGATGGTAAAAAGTTTGATGGCGTCGTTCATATCGATATGTCTGAAAGTAACGATGCTGAACCTCAATTCAAACAAAAGCGCTTCACTGTAAGTACTGACTCAGCATATATCGATTCAGATTCACTAAAGCTTTATATCAATGGTGAGAAACAACAAGACTTTAATGAATACGCTAGCGAAACATTTGGTCCATACTCTCCTGATGAAAAAGTAGAAGTATATGCTACAACTGAAGTTGAAGGTAAACAATTCACATCAAATGTAGAGAATGTTTCAAGCCCTGAAAACGGTGAGGAAGAAGTTGATGTGACTTTAACCTTTGATGATGAAGCTATTAGCGATCATGAAGACAAAGTATTTGAAAAAGAAACTCAATCTGAAGAAGACGAAGACCCATCCAGTTCAGATGATGAGGAAGTCACACGTGATAATGTTATAGACAAAGTCGAATCATATGAAGGCGAAAGTTTAGACACTGATACTTATACTTATAAAGAACCTGAAGAAACAGATGATGGTTGGGGATTTTCATTTACCGATAAAGACGGTAATTTAGCTGGATCATATACTATAGATGATGATGGTTATGTCACAGAATATGATGAAGACGGTGAAGAAGTCAATTCTGGATATTAA
- a CDS encoding zinc ribbon domain-containing protein yields MHCPNCGETVTNTDLFCGECGAKLTLQDQSSTDNPTTNQHTSQSDVSQNQESSQTSYQPKQPRQSNKNNTKHSVDIFNEAKLFFSNSFSRTDDEVISKHQFTFKTLFSLIIAGFIITLILLSLVIPAEVAFFATSKANIVFNITFYILIAISIIFGITLLLIKLLNIKISVHKALSDFVLVNTFSVIAFLSGLLFLAINVPSFGSMLVLISMLFTLVSPIYLTTKHSHKHPLRMPVVYAILIYILILGVILRIFIEGTVSNSLSFLDSYFNTDY; encoded by the coding sequence ATGCATTGCCCAAATTGCGGGGAGACAGTTACAAACACAGATTTATTTTGTGGTGAGTGTGGCGCCAAATTAACACTTCAAGATCAATCATCTACTGACAACCCAACTACTAATCAACATACATCTCAGTCTGATGTATCACAGAATCAGGAATCATCTCAGACATCTTATCAGCCAAAACAACCAAGGCAATCAAACAAAAATAATACTAAACATTCTGTTGATATTTTTAATGAGGCCAAATTATTTTTCTCCAACTCATTTTCTAGGACAGATGATGAAGTTATAAGTAAACATCAATTTACATTTAAAACACTTTTCAGTCTCATTATTGCAGGATTTATAATTACACTTATTTTATTATCTTTAGTTATACCAGCAGAGGTAGCATTTTTTGCAACAAGTAAGGCTAATATCGTTTTTAACATTACCTTTTACATACTCATAGCTATTTCAATAATTTTTGGTATTACATTATTATTGATTAAACTGCTAAACATTAAAATCAGTGTACATAAAGCACTTTCAGATTTTGTATTAGTTAATACATTTTCTGTAATTGCATTCTTATCAGGTTTATTATTTTTAGCCATTAATGTACCAAGTTTTGGATCAATGCTTGTTTTAATTTCTATGCTATTTACATTAGTATCACCAATTTATCTCACAACAAAGCATAGTCATAAGCATCCACTTCGCATGCCCGTGGTTTATGCTATTTTAATTTATATTCTTATTTTAGGTGTCATCCTTCGCATCTTTATTGAAGGTACAGTTTCAAATTCTTTAAGTTTTTTAGATTCATATTTTAATACAGATTATTAA